The following coding sequences lie in one Lolium perenne isolate Kyuss_39 chromosome 2, Kyuss_2.0, whole genome shotgun sequence genomic window:
- the LOC127329327 gene encoding uncharacterized protein, whose product MKVLYTNAAASVEEWLTNAEASLDSSARKIVGLDVEYDKLSGTYFNPKKAAVIQLCVGTDVLVYHICHADERSEKLYDFFYGYRYTFAGFCVAEDRTILSRSKYYVHNVKDIQAIWRDPDNRKRTQGLKDVAGAIIDPIYFEMKDGFGRAEHRMWADPPPLPPKHLEYAARDAYATYEVFRRLDVFERGFFSLFKHPEKKRGRDW is encoded by the coding sequence ATGAAGGTCCTGTACACAAACGCAGCAGCTAGTGTTGAGGAGTGGCTCACCAATGCTGAAGCTTCCCTAGATTCTTCTGCTAGGAAGATTGTTGGTCTTGATGTTGAGTATGATAAACTCAGTGGAACCTATTTCAATCCGAAGAAAGCTGCTGTGATCCAGCTATGTGTTGGCACTGATGTTCTTGTGTACCACATATGCCATGCTGATGAGAGGAGTGAAAAGTTGTATGATTTCTTTTATGGCTATAGGTACACTTTTGCTGGGTTTTGTGTCGCAGAAGACCGCACCATTCTGTCACGTTCAAAGTACTATGTTCATAATGTGAAGGATATCCAGGCAATATGGAGAGATCCGGACAACAGGAAGAGAACTCAAGGTTTGAAGGATGTtgctggagctattatagatccaatctattttgagatgaaggatggtTTTGGAAGGGCAGAGCACAGGATGTGGGCTGATCCGCCGCCTCTACCGCCTAAGCATTTGGAATATGCTGCACGGGATGCATATGCCACGTATGAGGTTTTTCGGAGGCTGGATGTGTTTGAGAGGGGCTTCTTCTCCTTATTCAAACATCCCGAGAAGAAGCGTGGCAGGGATTGGTGA